The Mesorhizobium sp. B1-1-8 genome contains a region encoding:
- a CDS encoding DMT family transporter, translated as MSSHHDHQKGLLITAAGGLMLTFDIPLIRLADGGAWTIMLLRTATTFVAAMIIWSVWRAMSRNAPQLIPGRAGLVVAICYGLTGVTFVTAVYHTSTADLVFILAFNTVFAALLSWVFLGERPRLVTIAAMLIMIFGVLIIVGGSVGTGHLFGDFMALCSAFFVAVAITISRTTDKDMGFTALVGVLLPLGLAAFMVTGEGFHVNAPWWIIFNGAVVMPISFFCLANGPKYISGPEVAMFYLLETVLAPVWVWMIFAETPSRNSLIGGAILIVTLVAHSLWQLHEGRKRRADLAVHHPA; from the coding sequence TGATCCGGCTTGCCGACGGAGGCGCATGGACGATCATGTTGCTGCGTACCGCCACCACCTTCGTCGCGGCCATGATCATCTGGTCGGTCTGGCGCGCGATGAGCCGGAACGCTCCACAGCTCATCCCCGGCCGGGCGGGACTTGTCGTTGCCATATGCTATGGGCTGACAGGGGTCACCTTCGTCACCGCCGTCTATCACACCTCGACCGCCGACCTGGTGTTCATCCTCGCCTTCAACACCGTGTTCGCGGCATTGCTGTCCTGGGTATTCCTCGGCGAAAGACCCCGGCTGGTGACGATCGCGGCGATGCTGATCATGATTTTCGGTGTGCTGATAATCGTCGGCGGGTCCGTCGGCACCGGCCATCTGTTCGGCGACTTCATGGCGCTGTGCTCGGCTTTCTTCGTCGCCGTGGCCATCACCATTTCGCGCACCACCGACAAGGACATGGGGTTCACCGCGCTAGTCGGCGTGCTTCTGCCGCTCGGGCTGGCGGCCTTCATGGTCACCGGCGAGGGTTTCCACGTGAATGCGCCGTGGTGGATCATCTTCAACGGCGCCGTCGTCATGCCGATCTCGTTCTTCTGCCTTGCCAACGGACCAAAATACATTTCGGGACCGGAAGTGGCGATGTTCTACCTGCTGGAGACGGTGCTGGCGCCGGTCTGGGTCTGGATGATTTTTGCCGAGACGCCGTCGCGCAACAGCCTGATCGGCGGCGCGATCCTGATCGTGACGCTGGTCGCCCATTCGCTGTGGCAACTGCATGAGGGCCGCAAGCGCCGCGCCGACCTCGCGGTGCATCATCCGGCCTGA
- a CDS encoding AI-2E family transporter has protein sequence MKRAEIQKPGQRLFGLSTPLRSAVIPPLSAARWLLVLIVAAGVYFFHGFLFPVLAALVIAFASWPLYRRLLTAVGGNRTIGATLAILFILAFLVVPIALAGTYAINEVREWVTWAIETNRHGAVTPHWIATMPVIGEWLNEQWTTNLGHPGGIGELIQLISGSNIGTIYRGALAAGGSAFSLLLTLLFMMIALFFAYRDGEAFAAQVDRLGERILPTRWERISRVVPATISSTVTGMTIIAIGEGLVLGIAYWLAGVPSPVTLGALTGIMALIPGGAPVSFTLVSIYLAASGSPVAGLALFVWGAVELFVVDKTLRPKLVGGPIKLPFLPTFFGLIGGVKTMGFLGLFIGPVLMALLVAIWREWLREVEIMDELAPAAEEENQPPQLEVAAEARKIQAG, from the coding sequence CGAGCTGAGATCCAGAAGCCGGGGCAGCGCCTTTTCGGCCTGTCGACGCCGCTCCGGTCCGCCGTCATCCCGCCGCTGTCGGCGGCGCGCTGGCTTCTGGTGCTGATCGTCGCCGCCGGCGTCTATTTCTTCCACGGCTTCCTGTTCCCGGTGCTGGCCGCGCTTGTCATCGCCTTCGCCAGTTGGCCGCTCTACCGCCGGCTGCTCACCGCCGTCGGCGGCAACCGCACCATCGGCGCGACGCTGGCCATCCTGTTCATCCTTGCCTTCCTGGTGGTGCCGATCGCGCTCGCCGGCACCTATGCCATCAACGAGGTGCGCGAATGGGTGACCTGGGCGATCGAGACCAATCGCCATGGCGCGGTGACGCCGCACTGGATCGCCACCATGCCGGTGATCGGCGAGTGGCTGAACGAGCAGTGGACGACCAATCTCGGCCATCCGGGCGGCATCGGCGAATTGATCCAACTGATCAGCGGCTCAAATATCGGCACCATCTATCGTGGCGCGCTGGCCGCCGGCGGCAGCGCCTTCAGCCTGCTTTTGACGCTGCTGTTCATGATGATCGCGCTGTTTTTCGCCTATCGTGACGGCGAGGCCTTCGCGGCGCAGGTCGACCGCCTCGGCGAGCGCATCCTGCCGACGCGCTGGGAGCGGATCTCGCGCGTCGTGCCGGCCACCATCTCGTCCACCGTGACCGGCATGACCATCATCGCCATCGGCGAGGGTCTGGTGCTGGGCATCGCCTACTGGCTGGCCGGCGTGCCGTCGCCGGTGACGCTCGGCGCGCTCACCGGCATCATGGCGCTGATCCCCGGCGGCGCGCCGGTGTCCTTCACCCTGGTGTCGATCTACCTCGCAGCCAGCGGCTCGCCGGTTGCCGGCCTTGCCCTGTTCGTCTGGGGCGCGGTCGAGCTTTTCGTCGTCGACAAGACGCTGCGTCCGAAGCTGGTCGGCGGACCGATCAAACTGCCTTTCCTGCCGACCTTTTTCGGCCTGATCGGCGGCGTCAAGACGATGGGCTTCCTCGGCCTCTTCATCGGCCCGGTGCTGATGGCGCTGCTGGTCGCCATCTGGCGCGAATGGCTGCGCGAGGTGGAGATAATGGACGAGCTTGCGCCGGCCGCAGAGGAAGAGAACCAGCCGCCCCAGCTCGAGGTGGCGGCCGAGGCGAGGAAAATTCAGGCCGGATGA